The following nucleotide sequence is from Halorussus caseinilyticus.
TACGAACAGCGCGAACCCGGCCGAATCGGTCGGGAGACGAAAGAAGTCGGCGAGCGCCAGCAACTCGAAACCGAACAGGTCGCCGACGACGCACCCGAGACCTACTACCTCACGTCCGGCGGCTACGTCGTCCAGTACGCCGAGACGGTTGAGATTCCCGAGAACCACGTCGGGTACGTCTACCCCCGGTCGTCGCTCCTCCGGAACTCCTGTATGCTGAACACTGCCGTCTGGGACGCTGGCTACGAGGGCAAGGGCGAGGGTCTGCTGGAAGTCCACCACGACATCGAAATCGAGACCGGCGCGCGCATCGCCCAACTCGTCCTCGCGGAGGCCGACCACGACGGCACCTACGCCGGGTCGTATCAGGGCGAGAACGTCGGACTGGACGAGTTCTGAACCGGCCTCTCGCGTCTTCGCACGCTGGCCGCACGACCGCGGCGAGTTTATTTTCCCCCCGGTAGTCGGTACCTTCGGGTGGGGACGTTGACACACGACAGACGTGAATTTCTGCAACTCGGCGCGCTCGCCGGAGTCGGCGCGCTCGGGGGAGACGTACCGATTCGATTCGAACAGGACGACGGACAGCGTGCCGACACCGGATGGCCCGGCGTCCGAGTCCGCGTCGCCCAAGACCGGGGGAAGACGGCCCACTGGGTTCTGCCGGGCAGACGCCGAATCAGCGAGTACGTCTTCGGCACGCCCGAGAACCCCCGACGGACCGGCCAGCACTGGGTGAACGTCGCCGAGGGGCCGGTGAAGCGACTCTTACAGGAACAGACGTATCAGGTCGGCCTGCCGGTCGAACAGCGCCAGACCAACGCGGACGGGTCGGCGTACACTATCACCGACATCCTCACGGGGTACAGCGACTCCGCGCAGGAGACCGAGGGCGAACTCGACGTGACCTACGTGGACCGCCAGCCGAGCGACACGCCCGGCGAACCGGGCGACACCCGCGACACCGCCGAGGTCACGGCGCGATTCGCCGACCCCGCGGGCAACGAGTACGAAGTCGTCCTCGACCACATCGTCCAACCGCCGTTCCCGCCGTGGGAGACCGGTGGCGGCGTCGTCACGGGGACGTGGCTCCACGGCGTCACCGGGACGGGGACGCCGCTGATGCCCAGACTGTTCAACTACGGCGCGCTCTGGGGCGTGGGTGCGCTCAGGGTCAACGGCGAGATGGCCGCCACGGGACGAGTGATTCACTTCATGTCCACCGAGAACGTCCGGAAGGCCGACAGCTACGCGCTGGCGCTGGACGAGGAACTGCCGCTGAGCGAGGACGAGACCTACCTCGGCCGACCGCACCACACGCACCTCTTCCTGCCGCCCATCGAGGCGACGCCGGAGGGACCGCGGCCGAGTCCGGTGCCGACGGCGTTCGAGTTGTCCGACGGCGAGACCCAACCGTTCGTCCACTACATGTGGGACGAGGACACCATCGAGGAAGTTGCGGTTCTCGGAAGCGGTGGGGGTGAGACGACGACCGATTCGGAGTAGCGACGGAGGTGACGACCTACCCCAACTCGAACATCTCGGCGGCCTGCTCCATGTCCTTGTCGCCACGGCCGCTGAGGTTCACCAGAATCACGTCGTCTTCGTCCATCTCCGCGGCGATTTCTTTCGCCAGCGCGACGGCGTGGCTGGATTCGAGCGCCGGGATGATGCCCTCCAACTCCGCGAGTTCGCGGAAGGCGTCGAGGGCGTCGTCGTCCTCGACCGCGCGGTAGTCACACCGGCCGACGGCTCGGAACATGGCGTGTTCGGGACCCACCGCGGGGTAGTCCAGACCGGCCGACACCGAGTGGACTTCCGTGTCGTCGTCCAGCGTCCGGGTCTTCATGCCGTGCATCACGCCTTCCTCGCCCTCCGCGAGCGGTGCGGCGTGCTGGCCCGACCCCTCGCCCTTTCCGCCGCCTTCCGCGCCGTAGAAGTCCACGTCGTCGTCCCGGAAGGCGTGGAACAGGCCGATGGCGTTCGACCCGCCGCCGACGCAGGCGACGGCGGCGTCGGGGAGTCGGCCGGTCTCGTCTCGAATCTGGTCGCGGGCCTCGCGGCCGATGACCGACTGGAACTCCCGGACCATCCGCGGGAAGGGGTCCGGGCCGACGACGGACCCGACCATGTAGTGGGTGTCTTCGACGTTCGCCGCGAAGTCTTCGAGTGCAACGTCCACCGCGTCGGCGAGTCCGGACCGGCCGCGCGTGACCTCGTTGACCTCCGCGCCCATGAGTCGCATCCGGAAGACGTTCATCGTCTGGCGCTCGGCGTCTTTCTTCCCCATGTAAATCTCGGTCTGCAACCCGACGAGCGCGCCGACCATCGCGGTAGCGACCCCGTGCTGGCCCGCGCCGGTTTCGGCGATGAGTCGGGTCTTTCCGGCCTCCTCCGCGAGGATGGCCTGTCCGAGGCAGTTGTTTATCTTGTGCGCGCCGCCGTGGAGCAGGTCCTCGCGCTTGAGGTAGATTTGCGCGCCGTACTCCTCGGAGAGTCGCTCGGCGTGGAAGACGGGCGTGGGTCGCCCCGCGAAGTCCCGGAGGTAGCCTCGAAATCGCTCCCGAAACTCGTCGGTGTCGTGAATCTCGTCGAAGGAACTGGCTAACTGGGCGAGCGGTTCTTCGAGCGATTCGGGGACGTGACGACCGCCGAATCCTTCGAAATCGCCGGACGGAGCGTCGTGAGACATGAGCCAACGTTGTCCGTCACCGTATATAAATATACAAGCCACGTTATCACGACCCGAAGTCGCCGACTCGCTCACGCCACGTTTCGCTCTTCGAGAACTCCAACGCTCGGCGAGGGAGTACGCACTGGCGAGTCCGACGATTCCCCCGCCGACGATGGCGACGTTCACGTCCTCCCGGACGGTCCGCGTGGGAGTTACTCGTTCTCCCCCATCGCATATCGGACGTTCGGGAGAGTCGCGTGGTGGCGCGACTTCCGCCCCGAAACGTGGTAGCGGGACTTTTCCGGCCCGGCGCGCGCTGGCGGACCCTCGTGGTCCGCCGACGGTGAGCGAGGGATGAGGTCCGCAAGGAGGAGCGACCGACGGGAGCGACGACCGAGGCTTGCGAGGCGCGAAACGCCTCGCTGACCTGTGACCGCCGGTCGCAGAAGCCGCAGTCGGTTGGGGAGTCGCGTGGTTCGCGGTCGGCGGTGGCGGTGCTGTGCGGTTTTGATAGTTCGAGTCTGAAGCTAGCGTCTCCGATTCGCCGTCGTCCGCGATGCCGTCTACGGTCGCTACGCAGTCGGCGGTGGCAGTCCGAGCGATTCGAGTCTGAAGCGCCCCCACCTTTCAACCAACTCCAGATACAGTAAACAAACAAAAACAAGTCTCAAAGAAATCTAAACACGTCTCGAAGCGGCCACCGAGGTTATCCCCGCGAGTCTCGAACCGACGGCGATGACAGACACCCACCGCGAGCAAGGCGTCGAGTTCGGCGAACTGGCCGGGCACTTGGACGGCCACGACTACCCCGCGACCACCCGCGAACTCGCCGATACCTTCGGCGAGTTCGAGATTACCTACGCTGGCGGGTCCGAGACGCTGGCCGCGCTACTGGCACCGATAGACGACACCTGCGACTCGGCGGCCGAGGTCCGGCAGGTCGTCCTGAACACCGTCGCTGGCGAGGCCGTCGGCCGGAAGGGGTACACCGACCGCGGCGCGTTCGCGTCCGCGCCTAACGACGTGTCGTTCTGAGCGTCGTGGTTCTTCTTTTCGCGGCCGTCTTTCCGGCAGTTGACCGTTCGAGCGACGGACGGGGTGCGTAAGCGAATCGAAGCTACGACTGCACCGCCGACCGCACGGTACGCCGACTACACTGCCGACCGCACGGTACGGCGACTACACCGCCGACTGCACGGCACGACAACTACACCGCCGACCGTGGACAGCAGAGAATCGAGGGACTAGCTTCGGGCTTGAACCAATCATA
It contains:
- a CDS encoding deoxyuridine 5'-triphosphate nucleotidohydrolase, which gives rise to MFESGPFVAEHVSETDDEQVQPNGVDLTLEAVYEQREPGRIGRETKEVGERQQLETEQVADDAPETYYLTSGGYVVQYAETVEIPENHVGYVYPRSSLLRNSCMLNTAVWDAGYEGKGEGLLEVHHDIEIETGARIAQLVLAEADHDGTYAGSYQGENVGLDEF
- the trpB gene encoding tryptophan synthase subunit beta; translated protein: MSHDAPSGDFEGFGGRHVPESLEEPLAQLASSFDEIHDTDEFRERFRGYLRDFAGRPTPVFHAERLSEEYGAQIYLKREDLLHGGAHKINNCLGQAILAEEAGKTRLIAETGAGQHGVATAMVGALVGLQTEIYMGKKDAERQTMNVFRMRLMGAEVNEVTRGRSGLADAVDVALEDFAANVEDTHYMVGSVVGPDPFPRMVREFQSVIGREARDQIRDETGRLPDAAVACVGGGSNAIGLFHAFRDDDVDFYGAEGGGKGEGSGQHAAPLAEGEEGVMHGMKTRTLDDDTEVHSVSAGLDYPAVGPEHAMFRAVGRCDYRAVEDDDALDAFRELAELEGIIPALESSHAVALAKEIAAEMDEDDVILVNLSGRGDKDMEQAAEMFELG
- a CDS encoding DUF5789 family protein; this translates as MTDTHREQGVEFGELAGHLDGHDYPATTRELADTFGEFEITYAGGSETLAALLAPIDDTCDSAAEVRQVVLNTVAGEAVGRKGYTDRGAFASAPNDVSF